From a single Pelmatolapia mariae isolate MD_Pm_ZW linkage group LG20, Pm_UMD_F_2, whole genome shotgun sequence genomic region:
- the LOC134618000 gene encoding dedicator of cytokinesis protein 3-like isoform X3 yields the protein MWIPTEEEKIGVVICNFRSPICQALVLEIGETVQILEKSEGWYRGFSTKKPSIKGIFPVSYVHLKKSTVTNRGLCETVVPLEDPIITETTSTLQEWGVLWKQLYVKHKVDLFHKLRHVMNELIDLRRQLIQGHLAQDQTREIKRHITVRLDWGNEHLGLDLVPRKEFEMVDPDQISVSELYKLHVSSRHCGQQSTNQGDSLRQRHGDGCRVPVSHHLFINLKSFTYNSISEDADVFFSLYDSREAKQISEKFMVKLNKNGGPKNPEKVDRLCALFTDLSSKDLKRDLYIVAHVIRTGRMLLNDSKKGPPHVQYRRPYGCAVLAMSDVFHTITDLKEEKDFVLKVYTCNNENEWYQVHENIIRKSNTKYSAPSTNYGLIISLQLLRGELEQIRRENQAVFNRALALTRKLGFPDVILPGDTRNDLYLTLERGEFERGGKSVQKNIEVTLYVLYADGDTLKDCISLGSGEPNTSEYRSFVLYHNNSPRWSEMVKLPIPIDRFRGSHLRFEFRHCSTKDKGEKKLFGFAFTPLMREDGTTLSDESHELYVYKCDENATFSNQGLYLSLPCCKEDFNSCPNLPANLPFQRSPKETFWVSTILCSTKLTQNVDLLALLNWKAHPDRVLDILGRLRQISGEEIVKFLRDVLDTLFCLLDDNTDKYGPLVFQSLVFIINLLRDSRFYHFRPVMDSYIQNHFAGALAYKELIRCLKWYMDRSAEVVRQDHIQEAMRALEYLFKFIVQSRILYSRATCGMEEEQFRASIQELFQSIRFVLSLDSRSSENLVFTQAALLNSFPDIFDELLQMFTVQEVAEYVRGTLGSMPSTVDIGQSMDVVKLQSIARTVESRLFFFPESRSILLPVVLHHIHLHLRQQRELLICSGILGSIFSIIKTSSMESSVQEEVEMMVESLLDVLLQTLLSIMSKSHSVETSRGQRCPQCTAEITGEYVSCLLSLLRQMTEIHFHHLLNNFHSKEELKEFLLKIFCVFRNLMKLTIFPRDWSVMRLLTSHIIVVTTQFLSPALHKNFSDADFDFKVWNSFFSLTVLYINQPSLQLESLGPAKRKKVLDKYGDMRVMMAYELFSMWQKLGDNKPHFIPGMMGPFLGVTLVPQTEVRNIMIPIFHDMMDWEQRKNGNFKQVEAELMDKLDSMVSDGKGDDNHRELFSLLTQLFGPYPSLLEKIEQETWRETGISFVTSVTRLVERILDYRDCMKGDEMENKKIGGSVNLMNFYKSEVNKEDMYIRYIHKLCDLHLQAEDFTEAAFTLLLYWELLQWEDRPLRDFLHYPCQSEWQRKENLSRKILHYFNKGKCWEYGISLCRELAFQYETLYDYQSLSWIRKMEAAYYDNIIEQQRIEPEFFRMGFYGRKFPFFLRNKEFVCRGYDYERLEDFQQRMLGEFPQAIAMQHPNIPDDTILQSDAQYLQIYAVTPVSDISDVPQLERVPERIKSFYRINNVSRFHYDRPFHKGPKDRENEFRSLWIERTTLILLRPLPGISRWAEIERREVVEVSPLENAIYVVENKTQELRTLISQYQHRQHHGNINPLSMCLNGVIDAAVNGGIARYQEAFFDKDYISSHPEDTERISHLKDLMQEQVHILGVGLAVHEKLVHPEMRPLHKKLVDQFHMMRTGLHHGLPGVDRFGPAGCPGVNSPRGILSSHSHMSPESVRLMHRHSPLNLQGSIRHSSSSLSSHTSSEAGNLVIMTDGLMGEHPEEALHMQPSPSSSSLSSIRSNSSQIINSAPSSARGSPSLPDKAKHNREVMILLPSHRERANNSMYYNMAENGQNNHMQRALLQQVSPCKPCTDAHMNLPEKVFPNTPSSWSLDGENREQMTYMPASTGGVIMPPVPPRSFPPGHFLMHCDAFHQQNSDPPPALPVRSLRKSPLHPIPGSPTSPQSALGGSNSTLSGSASSGVSSLSESNFGGQYPDPGPIRNDALEPLPSHLWSPPDEYMASPYMHIHYGGGEIDSMDPVRPFHYRSPASHPHNHPHPHAHAHPGLDSHSHGPPPHHHAPTHGPHHIPYRRPQPPAVPPKPYLREGCIPEEDLPPQPIPLPRRIFHSPHGHREDQGKHAWEQCISEEHEETQ from the exons TAATCTGCAACTTCCGGTCACCAATATGCCAGGCGTTGGTCCTGGAGATTGGGGAAACTGTACAGATCCTGGAAAAGAGTGAAG GCTGGTACAGAGGGTTTTCTACCAAGAAGCCTTCTATCAAG GGTATTTTCCCAGTCAGCTATGTCCACTTGAAGAAATCTACAGTGACAAACAGAGG GCTGTGCGAGACGGTGGTACCCCTCGAGGACCCTATTATCACAGAGACCACCTCCACACTGCAGGAATGGGGCGTTTTGTGGAAGCAGCTCTATGTG AAACACAAGGTAGATCTATTCCATAAACTGCGCCATGTGATGAATGAGCTCATTGACCTTCGTCGGCAGCTGATCCAGGGTCACCTCGCCCAAGACCAGACTCGCGAGATCAAGCGCCACATCACCGTACGGCTTGACTGGGGCAATGA ACACCTTGGCTTAGACCTTGTTCCCAGAAAAGAGTTTGAAATGGTGGATCCGGATCAGATCAGCGTATCAGAGCTATACAAACTG CATGTATCCAGCAGACATTGTGGTCAGCAAAGCACAAACCAG GGTGATAGCTTAAGACAGCGCCATGGTGACGGTTGCCGTGTCCCTGTGTCGCACCACCTCTTCATCAACCTGAAGAGCTTCACTTACAACAGCATCAGCGAGGATGCAGACGTCTTCTTTTCTCTGTACGACAGTCGCGAGGCCAAACAGATCAG TGAAAAGTTCATGGTGAAACTGAACAAAAATGGAGGACCAAAGAATCCAGAGAAGGTTGATCGCCTGTGTGCTCTCTTCACG GACCTAAGCAGCAAAGACTTGAAGAGAGACCTGTACATTGTTGCACATGTCATAAGAACTG GTCGAATGCTGCTGAATGACTCAAAGAAAGGCCCTCCGCATGTGCAGTATAGGCGACCTTATGGCTGCGCTGTACTTGCCATGAGTGACGTTTTCCACACCATCACCGACCTCAAAGAGGAGAAGGACTTTGTGCTCAAAGTTTATAC ATGTAACAATGAGAACGAATGGTACCAGGTACATGAGAACATCATCCGCAAGTCTAACACCAAGTATTCAGCCCCCAGCACCAACTATG GCCTCATCATTTCCCTGCAGCTGCTGCGAGGTGAGCTGGAGCAAATCAGACGGGAGAACCAGGCTGTGTTCAACAGGGCTTTGGCACTTACACGCAAACTGGGTTTCCCAGATGTCATCTTGCCAG GTGACACACGCAACGACCTGTATCTGACCCTGGAGCGGGGGGAGTTTGAGAGGGGCGGCAAAAGTGTCCAGAAGAACATCGAAGTCACCCTCTATGTGCTCTACGCCGACGGCGACACACTCAAA GATTGCATCAGTTTAGGCAGTGGGGAGCCTAACACCTCTGAATATCGCTCGTTTGTCCtgtatcacaacaacagtcctcGCTGGAGTGAGATGGTCAAGCTGCCCATTCCTATAGACCGTTTCAGAGGCTCCCACCTACGATTTGAATTCAGACACTGCTCCA CTAAAGAcaaaggggagaaaaaactgtTTGGTTTTGCCTTCACTCCTCTGATGAGAGAGGATGGGACCACACTCTCAGATGAGAGTCATGAGCTGTATGTGTACAAG TGTGATGAAAATGCCACCTTCAGCAACCAGGGCCTTTATCTGAGCCTGCCCTGCTGTAAGGAGGACTttaacagctgccccaacctaCCTGCTAACCTGCCCTTCCAGAGAAGCCCCAAAGAAACTTTCTGGGTCTCTACGATACTCTGCTCCACCAAACTAACACAAAATG tggACCTTCTGGCTCTTCTTAACTGGAAGGCCCACCCAGACAGGGTGTTGGACATCCTCGGTCGACTACGCCAAATCAGCGGGGAGGAGATTGTCAAG TTTTTGCGAGATGTCCTGGATACGCTCTTCTGTCTTTTAGATGACAACACTGATAAGTACGGGCCGCTGGTTTTCCAGTCTTTG GTCTTCATCATTAACCTGCTCAGGGACAGCCGTTTCTACCACTTCAGACCCGTCATGGACTCCTACATACAAAACCACTTTGCAGGAGCTTTGGCATACAA AGAGCTGATTCGATGTCTAAAGTGGTACATGGACCGTTCAGCTGAGGTCGTCCGACAGGACCACATACAGGAAGCCATGAGG GCGTTAGAGTATCTGTTCAAGTTCATCGTCCAGTCTCGTATCCTGTATTCAAGAGCCACCTGCgggatggaggaggagcagTTCAGAGCCAGCATCCAAGAGCTTTTCCAGTCGATCCGCTTTGTCCTGAGTCTGGATAGCCGCAGCTCAGAGAATCTGGTGTTCACACAG GCAGCGCTGTTGAACAGCTTCCCTGATATCTTTGATGAGCTGCTGCAGATGTTCACTGTTCAGGAGGTAGCCGAATATGTCAGGGGCACCCTAGGGAGCATGCCCAGCACAGTGGACATTGGCCAGTCTATGGATGTGGTCAAGCTGCAGTCTATTGCTCGCACAGTCGAGAGCCGCCTCTTTTTCTTCCCCG AATCTCGTAGTATATTGTTGCCAGTGGTTTTACATCACATCCACCTGCATCTACgccagcagagggagctgctcattTGTTCTGGGATCCTGGGCAGCATTTTTTCAATAATCAAGACAAGCTCCATG gAGTCTTCTGTTcaggaggaggtggagatgATGGTGGAGAGCTTACTGGATGTGCTGCTGCAAACTCTTCTGTCCATCATGAGCAAATCTCACTCTGTGGAGACATCCAGAGGACAAAGATGCCCCCAGTGCACTGCTGAGATAACG GGGGAGTatgtttcctgtcttctgtccCTGCTCCGGCAGATGACAGAGATCCATTTTCACCATCTACTCAACAACTTCCACAGCAAGGAGGAACTAAAG GAGTTCCTGTTGAAGATCTTCTGCGTGTTTCGCAATCTGATGAAACTGACTATCTTCCCCCGTGACTGGAGTGTCATGCGGCTCCTAACCAGTCA TATCATCGTAGTGACAACACAGTTTCTGTCTCCGGCACTGCACAAGAACTTCTCAGATGCAGATTTTGATTTCAAG GTGTGGAACTCCTTTTTCAGCCTCACTGTGCTGTACATCAACCAGCCCAGCCTGCAGCTGGAGTCATTAGGTCctgcaaagagaaagaaagtccTAGATAA GTATGGTGACATGAGAGTTATGATGGCATATGAGCTCTTCAGCATGTGGCAAAAATTAG GAGACAATAAGCCACACTTCATCCCAGGAATGATGGGTCCCTTCCTTGGTGTTACACTGGTTCCACAGACCGAGGTTCGAAATATTATGATCCCAATTTTTCATGACATGATGGATTGGGAGCAGAGGAAAAACGGAAACTTCAAACAG GTGGAGGCAGAGCTGATGGATAAGCTGGACAGCATGGTGTCGGATGGGAAAGGCGATGACAATCACAGAGAGCTCTTCAGCCTGTT GACCCAACTGTTTGGTCCGTATCCAAG CCTGCTGGAGAAGATTGAGCAGGAGACCTGGAGAGAAACAGGAATCTCATTTGTCACATCGGTCACAAGACTTGTTGAGCGAATACTAGATTACAG GGACTGCATGAAAGGAGATGAGATGGAGAACAAGAAAATTGGTGGCTCTGTCAATCTTATG aaCTTCTACAAATCAGAGGTCAACAAAGAAGACATGTACATCCGTTATATCCACAAACTGTGTGACCTGCATCTCCAAGCAGAGGACTTCACAG AGGCAGCCTTCACCCTCCTGCTGTACTGGGAGCTGTTACAGTGGGAGGACCGGCCCCTAAGGGATTTTCTTCATTATCCCTGTCAGAGCGAATGGCAACGTAAAGAGAACCTGAGTCGTAAAATCCTCCACTACTTCAACAAGGGCAAG TGCTGGGAATATGGAATCTCTCTTTGCCGGGAGCTAGCTTTCCAGTATGAGACTCTATATGATTATCAGAGCCTCAGCTGGATACGG AAAATGGAGGCAGCATACTATGACAACATCATTGAACAGCAGAGGATTGAACCGGAGTTCTTTCGAATGGGCTTCTATGGCAGGAAGTTTCCTTTCTTCCTCAGG AACAAGGAGTTTGTCTGTCGCGGGTATGACTATGAACGACTTGAGGACTTCCAGCAAAGGATGCTGGGGGAATTTCCGCAAGCCATCGCCATGCAGCATCCAAACATTCCAGACGACACCATCCTGCAAAGTGATGCTCAGT ACTTGCAGATCTATGCGGTGACTCCAGTGTCAGACATTTCTGATGTGCCTCAGCTGGAACGTGTGCCTGAGAGGATCAAGAGTTTCTACCGCATAAACAATGTCAGCCGCTTCCACTATGACAGACCTTTCCACAAGGGGCCCAAGGACCGCGAGAATGAGTTCAGG AGTCTGTGGATTGAGAGAACAACCTTGATCCTCTTGCGTCCTCTCCCTGGTATCTCCCGTTGGGCAGAGATCGAAAGGAGAGAAGTG GTGGAGGTGAGTCCTCTGGAGAACGCTATTTACGTGGTGGAGAATAAGACCCAGGAGCTGCGGACTTTGATTAGCCAGTACCAGCACAGGCAGCATCATGGGAACATCAACCCGCTCAGCATGTGCCTCAATGGGGTCATAGATGCTGCTGTGAATGGAGGCATTGCCAGATATCAGGAG GCGTTCTTTGATAAAGACTACATCAGCAGTCACCCAGAGGATACAGAGAGGATCTCACATCTGAAGGATCTAATGCAGGAACAG GTACACATTCTCGGAGTAGGGCTGGCTGTTCACGAGAAACTGGTGCATCCAGAGATGCGTCCTCTGCACAAAAAGCTTGTGGACCAGTTCCACATGATGAGAACAGGCTTACACCAC GGTCTGCCTGGCGTGGATCGATTTGGACCTGCAGGGTGCCCAGGGGTTAATTCTCCCAGAGGCATCCTCTCCTCCCACAGCCACATGAGCCCTGAGAGCGTGCGGCTCATGCACAGACACAG TCCTCTAAACCTGCAGGGCTCGATCCGACACTCGTCCTCCTCCCTGTCCTCTCACACGTCGAGTGAGGCAGGAAACCTCGTCATCATGACCGACGGCCTGATGGGGGAGCACCCTGAGGAGGCATTACACATGCAG ccaaGCCCTTCCTCCTCCAGCCTGAGCTCAATCCGCTCCAACTCTTCCCAGATTATTAACTCTGCCCCCTCAAGTGCCAGAG GCTCTCCATCCTTACCCGATAAGGCCAAACACAACCGAGAAGTGATGATTCTGTTGCCGTCTCATCGCGAGAGAGCCAACAACTCCATGtactacaacatggcagagaaTGGGCAG aACAACCACATGCAGCGTGCCTTACTTCAACAAGTTAGCCCCTGTAAGCCTTGTACTGATGCTCACATGAATCTACCAGAGAAAG TCTTTCCCAACACTCCCAGTAGCTGGAGTCTGGATGGGGAGAACAGGGAGCAGATGACCTACATGCCAGCTTCTACCGGAGGGGTAATAATGCCCCCTGTCCCACCCAGGTCCTTCCCACCAG GACATTTCCTGATGCACTGTGATGCATTTCACCAACAGAACAGCGACCCTCCTCCTGCCCTGCCTGTCCGTTCCCTCCGAAAG tCTCCTCTCCACCCAATCCCTGGCTCTCCTACCAGTCCTCAGTCAGCTTTGGGAGGCAGTAACTCAACTCTATCAGGCAGCGCCAGCAGCGGTGTTTCCTCCCTGAGTGAGAGTAACTTCGGGGGTCAGTATCCTGATCCTGGACCCATCAGGAACGATGCCTTGGAGCCTCTTCCAAGTCACCTGTGGTCCCCACCTGACGAGTACATGGCGTCTCCCTACATGCACATCCACTACGGCGGAGGAGAAATCGACTCCATGGACCCGGTCCGCCCTTTCCACTACCGCAGCCCTGCGTCACACCCGCACAACCACCCGCACCCTCACGCTCATGCCCACCCAGGGCTGGACAGCCACTCCCATGGGCCACCACCTCACCACCATGCACCTACTCATGGCCCTCATCACATCCCTTACCGCAGACCTCAGCCTCCAGCTGTGCCCCCCAAACCCTACTTGAGAGAGGGCTGCATTCCTGAGGAGGACCTGCCACCTCAACCCATCCCGCTCCCCCGCAGGATCTTCCATTCCCCTCATGGCCACAGGGAGGACCAGGGCAAACATGCCTGGGAGCAGTGCATCAGCGAGGAGCACGAGGAGACACAGTGA